A genomic stretch from Arachis stenosperma cultivar V10309 chromosome 3, arast.V10309.gnm1.PFL2, whole genome shotgun sequence includes:
- the LOC130968272 gene encoding myosin-2-like isoform X2: MLLSASPSSLAKSSLEEMLDSLRRKEEEEAKPKDLPPALPARPASRARLPPARRSLPNNFKVGDGSNAMPECLPNGFDCKRKEDELGEKRRSDGFGSKKVKMMMDADSPYLASSGKIRELEDDNISYIIKKKLCVWCRQPSGLWELGTIQSTSGEEASVSLSNGNVINVARSEFVPANPKIFEGVDDLMKLCYLNEPSVLHNIKFRHSQDMIYTKAGPVLIAVNPFKDLQIFGNDRISAYKQKFTNSPHVFAVADEAFTEMMRDEANQSIIISGESGSGKTETAKIAMQYLAAVGGSNRGTEEKILQTNHVLEAFGNAKTSRNENSSRFGKLIEIHFSTMGKIYGAKVQTFLIEKSRVVQLASGERSYHIFYQLCAGSSFGLKERLNLRAASYYKYLNQSECLMIDGIDDAKKFHQLMKALDIVQICKEDQELIFKVLAAILWLGNISFKVADSENDIEVLDDEAVTSAARLMGCSSQALKAALSTKKIQPEKDTNAKKLILQQAIQTRDEIAKFMYENLFNWIVDQINKSLQVGKRCTGKSINILDITGFESFQKSSFEQFCINYANERLQHHLNRHLFKQEQEDYESDGIEWTKIYFKDNQECLDLFERKPHSLLTLLDEESNLPKASDLTFANKLKQHLSTNPYFKGERGRAFSVHHYEGEVLYDTNGFLEKNRDFMPSDSVQFLASCKCELLPLFSKMFDQSLKCSNSFSTGAVDSQEQSVCKKFKGQLFNLIDQLECTTPHFIRCIRPNTKQLPDIYDEDLVLQQLKCSGILEVVRTSRAGYPTRMTHQEFSTRYGFMLSEANKYQDPLSTSVAILQQFNIPSEMYQFGYTKLYLRAGQTGSLELKRKQVLQGIVVVQKYFRGYQARSYFQELKKGVATLQSYVRGEITRRKFGVMKPSITIYSKNLEEIQAIIQLQSVIRGWLARKDASTPNGFKSYPENAKHRRKSLVKMLEVKDISKERVQNLPSPLAQLQRRVDKAEEENAKLREQLKQSERKWAEYEAKMKSMEEAWQKQRASLQMSLVAARKSLASDSGNTQSTRNEVLSPRYYGSEDASVGSRTAVNTPIKFSSNFGVSDGGREANGIRERGTNGTLSSLMKEFDQRRQNFDDEVKALNEVKPGNSTTTNSIEEFRKLKQSFEGWKKQYKVKLRETKAKLHEADKSRRTWWGKLKN; the protein is encoded by the exons ATGTTGTTATCGGCTTCGCCATCTTCTTTGGCGAAGAGCTCTCTGGAAGAGATGCTCGATTCTCTTCGTcggaaagaggaagaggaagcaaAGCCGAAGGACTTGCCTCCGGCATTGCCGGCACGGCCGGCCTCCCGTGCACGGCTGCCTCCGGCGAGGCGGTCTTTGCCGAATAACTTTAAGGTCGGAGACGGCAGTAACGCCATGCCGGAGTGCTTGCCGAATGGGTTTGATTGTAAGAGGAAGGAAGATGAGCTgggagagaagagaagaagtgATGGTTTTGGGAGCAAGAAGGTGAAGATGATGATGGATGCAGATTCACCTTATTTAGCTTCGTCTGGGAAGATTAGGGAATTGGAGGATGATAACATTTCTTACATTATCAAAAAG AAGCTTTGTGTCTGGTGTAGACAACCAAGTGGACTGTGGGAACTAGGTACGATACAGTCAACTTCGGGAGAGGAAGCATCTGTTTCACTCTCAAATGGAAAT GTTATTAACGTGGCCAGGTCAGAGTTTGTACCAGCTAATCCTAAAATATTTGAGGGTGTAGACGATCTTATGAAGCTCTGTTATTTGAATGAGCCATCAGTTCTTCACAATATTAAGTTCAGACATTCTCAGGACATGATTTAT ACTAAAGCAGGTCCCGTTTTAATTGCAGTCAATCCCTTCAAAGATCTCCAGATTTTTGGAAATGATCGTATTTCAGCTTATAAGCAGAAATTTACCAATAGTCCTCATGTTTTTGCTGTGGCGGATGAGGCTTTTACAGAGATGATGAGAG ATGAAGCAAATCAGTCCATTATCATAAG TGGTGAGAGTGGATCTGGGAAGACAGAAACAGCAAAGATTGCTATGCAGTACTTAGCTGCTGTTGGTGGTAGTAATAGGGgtacagaagaaaaaattcttCAAACAAATCATGTGCTAGAAGCTTTTGGGAATGCAAAAACATCTAGGAATGAAAACTCTAGCAGATTT GGGAAGCTGATTGAAATTCATTTCAGCACAATGGGTAAAATCTATGGGGCTAAAGTTCAAACAT TTTTGATAGAAAAG TCAAGAGTTGTTCAGCTGGCCAGTGGTGAGAGGTCATATCACATATTTTATCAACTTTGTGCTGGATCTTCATTTGGCCTTAAAG AGAGACTTAATCTTAGAGCAGCCAGCTATTATAAATATCTTAATCAGAGTGAATGCTTGATGATTGATGGCATTGATGATGCTAAAAAATTTCATCAGCTGATG AAAGCACTCGATATTGTCCAAATTTGCAAAGAGGACCAAGAGCTGATCTTTAAGGTGCTGGCTGCTATACTATGGCTGGGAAATATATCATTCAAAGTTGCAGACAGTGAGAATGACATTGAGGTTCTGGATGATGAAG CTGTTACCAGTGCTGCTCGGCTGATGGGTTGCAGCTCCCAGGCATTGAAGGCAGCATTATCTACCAAGAAAATCCAGCCTGAGAAGGATACTAATGCAAAAAAATTGATATTGCAGCAG GCAATTCAAACGAGAGACGAAATTGCAAAATTTATGTATGAAAACTTGTTTAACTGGATTGTAGACCAAATCAACAAGtcacttcaagtgggtaaaagaTGTACTGGGAAATCCATAAATATCTTGGATATTACTGGTTTTGAATCATTCCAG AAAAGTAGCTTTGAACAGTTTTGTATAAATTATGCAAATGAAAGACTTCAACATCATCTCAATCGGCATCTGTTTAAGCAAGAGCAGGAG gACTACGAGTCAGATGGGATTGAGTggactaaaatatattttaaggaCAATCAAGAGTGCTTGGATCTCTTTGAGAgg AAACCTCACAGTCTACTCACCTTGTTGGACGAGGAATCAAATTTGCCTAAGGCTTCTGATCTAACGTTTGCAAACAAACTTAAGCAGCACTTGAGTACTAATCCTTACTTCAAAGGGGAGAGAGGCAGGGCTTTCAGTGTTCATCATTATGAAGGGGAG GTTCTGTATGATACGAATGGCTTTCTAGAAAAGAACAGAGATTTTATGCCTTCCGATTCCGTACAATTCCTTGCATCATGTAAATGTGAACTGCTGCCATTGTTCTCCAAAATGTTTGATCAGTCTCTGAAGTGTTCAAATTCCTTCAGCACAGGTGCCGTGGATTCACAGGAGCAGAGTGTTTGTAAAAAGTTTAAG GGTCAATTGTTCAATTTGATTGACCAATTGGAGTGCACCACACCTCACTTCATTCGATGCATAAGGCCAAATACTAAGCAGCTGCCTGACATTTATGATGAAGACCTTGTCCTACAACAGCTCAAGTGTAGTGGGATTCTTGAGGTTGTTAGAACTTCAAGGGCTGGATATCCAACTCGAATGACTCATCAAGAGTTTTCCACAAG GTATGGGTTTATGCTTTCTGAGGCCAACAAATATCAGGATCCATTGAGCACTTCAGTTGCCATTTTGCAACAATTTAATATCCCTTCTGAGATGTACCAATTCGGCTATACTAAGTTGTATCTTCGAGCTGGGCAG ACTGGTTCACTGGAGCTCAAGAGAAAACAGGTTTTGCAAGGAATAGTTGTGGTTCAAAAATACTTCCGTGGTTATCAAGCAAGGAGTTATTTCCAGGAACTTAAGAAAGGAGTGGCAACATTACAATCAT ATGTTCGTGGAGAAATTACAAGAAGGAAATTTGGTGTTATGAAGCCTTCTATAAcaatttattctaaaaatcttgAGGAGATCCAAGCAATTATACAACTGCAATCTG TAATTCGTGGGTGGCTGGCTCGTAAGGATGCAAGTACTCCAAACGGTTTTAAGAGTTATCCTGAAAATGCAAAACATAGACGGAAATCACTTGTTAAGATGCTGGAAGTGAAG GATATATCCAAAGAGCGGGTTCAGAACCTACCTTCACCATTAGCCCAACTACAAAGGCGAGTTGACAAGGCCGAAGAGGAAAATGCTAAATTAAGGGAACAACTAAAACAATCTGAGAGAAAGTGGGCTGAATATGAGGCAAAGATGAAATCAATGGAGGAAGCATGGCAAAAACAGAGAGCATCCTTGCAA ATGAGTCTCGTTGCTGCTAGAAAGAGCCTTGCTTCTGATAGTGGCAATACTCAATCTACAAGAAATGAAGTCCTGTCTCCTCGGTACTATGGTTCTGAAGATGCTAGCGTGGGATCTCGAACAGCTGTGAACACTCCGATAAAGTTTTCTAGCAATTTCGGTGTCTCTGATGGAGGCAGAGAGGCTAACGGGATCAGAGAAAGAGGGACAAATGGTACTTTGAGCAGTCTGATGAAGGAATTTGACCAGCGAAGGCAGAACTTCGACGACGAAGTTAAAGCTCTGAATGAGGTTAAACCAGGGAACTCCACCACCACAAATTCCATTGAAGAATTTCGTAAACTTAAGCAGAGTTTTGAGGGATGGAAGAAACAATACAAGGTTAAGTTACGCGAGACAAAAGCAAAGCTTCATGAAGCAGATAAAAGTCGGAGGACATGGTGGgggaaattaaaaaattga
- the LOC130968272 gene encoding myosin-2-like isoform X3 — protein sequence MLLSASPSSLAKSSLEEMLDSLRRKEEEEAKPKDLPPALPARPASRARLPPARRSLPNNFKVGDGSNAMPECLPNGFDCKRKEDELGEKRRSDGFGSKKVKMMMDADSPYLASSGKIRELEDDNISYIIKKLCVWCRQPSGLWELGTIQSTSGEEASVSLSNGNVINVARSEFVPANPKIFEGVDDLMKLCYLNEPSVLHNIKFRHSQDMIYTKAGPVLIAVNPFKDLQIFGNDRISAYKQKFTNSPHVFAVADEAFTEMMRDEANQSIIISGESGSGKTETAKIAMQYLAAVGGSNRGTEEKILQTNHVLEAFGNAKTSRNENSSRFGKLIEIHFSTMGKIYGAKVQTFLIEKSRVVQLASGERSYHIFYQLCAGSSFGLKERLNLRAASYYKYLNQSECLMIDGIDDAKKFHQLMKALDIVQICKEDQELIFKVLAAILWLGNISFKVADSENDIEVLDDEAVTSAARLMGCSSQALKAALSTKKIQPEKDTNAKKLILQQAIQTRDEIAKFMYENLFNWIVDQINKSLQVGKRCTGKSINILDITGFESFQKSSFEQFCINYANERLQHHLNRHLFKQEQEDYESDGIEWTKIYFKDNQECLDLFERKPHSLLTLLDEESNLPKASDLTFANKLKQHLSTNPYFKGERGRAFSVHHYEGEVLYDTNGFLEKNRDFMPSDSVQFLASCKCELLPLFSKMFDQSLKCSNSFSTGAVDSQEQSVCKKFKGQLFNLIDQLECTTPHFIRCIRPNTKQLPDIYDEDLVLQQLKCSGILEVVRTSRAGYPTRMTHQEFSTRYGFMLSEANKYQDPLSTSVAILQQFNIPSEMYQFGYTKLYLRAGQTGSLELKRKQVLQGIVVVQKYFRGYQARSYFQELKKGVATLQSYVRGEITRRKFGVMKPSITIYSKNLEEIQAIIQLQSVIRGWLARKDASTPNGFKSYPENAKHRRKSLVKMLEVKQDISKERVQNLPSPLAQLQRRVDKAEEENAKLREQLKQSERKWAEYEAKMKSMEEAWQKQRASLQMSLVAARKSLASDSGNTQSTRNEVLSPRYYGSEDASVGSRTAVNTPIKFSSNFGVSDGGREANGIRERGTNGTLSSLMKEFDQRRQNFDDEVKALNEVKPGNSTTTNSIEEFRKLKQSFEGWKKQYKVKLRETKAKLHEADKSRRTWWGKLKN from the exons ATGTTGTTATCGGCTTCGCCATCTTCTTTGGCGAAGAGCTCTCTGGAAGAGATGCTCGATTCTCTTCGTcggaaagaggaagaggaagcaaAGCCGAAGGACTTGCCTCCGGCATTGCCGGCACGGCCGGCCTCCCGTGCACGGCTGCCTCCGGCGAGGCGGTCTTTGCCGAATAACTTTAAGGTCGGAGACGGCAGTAACGCCATGCCGGAGTGCTTGCCGAATGGGTTTGATTGTAAGAGGAAGGAAGATGAGCTgggagagaagagaagaagtgATGGTTTTGGGAGCAAGAAGGTGAAGATGATGATGGATGCAGATTCACCTTATTTAGCTTCGTCTGGGAAGATTAGGGAATTGGAGGATGATAACATTTCTTACATTATCAAAAAG CTTTGTGTCTGGTGTAGACAACCAAGTGGACTGTGGGAACTAGGTACGATACAGTCAACTTCGGGAGAGGAAGCATCTGTTTCACTCTCAAATGGAAAT GTTATTAACGTGGCCAGGTCAGAGTTTGTACCAGCTAATCCTAAAATATTTGAGGGTGTAGACGATCTTATGAAGCTCTGTTATTTGAATGAGCCATCAGTTCTTCACAATATTAAGTTCAGACATTCTCAGGACATGATTTAT ACTAAAGCAGGTCCCGTTTTAATTGCAGTCAATCCCTTCAAAGATCTCCAGATTTTTGGAAATGATCGTATTTCAGCTTATAAGCAGAAATTTACCAATAGTCCTCATGTTTTTGCTGTGGCGGATGAGGCTTTTACAGAGATGATGAGAG ATGAAGCAAATCAGTCCATTATCATAAG TGGTGAGAGTGGATCTGGGAAGACAGAAACAGCAAAGATTGCTATGCAGTACTTAGCTGCTGTTGGTGGTAGTAATAGGGgtacagaagaaaaaattcttCAAACAAATCATGTGCTAGAAGCTTTTGGGAATGCAAAAACATCTAGGAATGAAAACTCTAGCAGATTT GGGAAGCTGATTGAAATTCATTTCAGCACAATGGGTAAAATCTATGGGGCTAAAGTTCAAACAT TTTTGATAGAAAAG TCAAGAGTTGTTCAGCTGGCCAGTGGTGAGAGGTCATATCACATATTTTATCAACTTTGTGCTGGATCTTCATTTGGCCTTAAAG AGAGACTTAATCTTAGAGCAGCCAGCTATTATAAATATCTTAATCAGAGTGAATGCTTGATGATTGATGGCATTGATGATGCTAAAAAATTTCATCAGCTGATG AAAGCACTCGATATTGTCCAAATTTGCAAAGAGGACCAAGAGCTGATCTTTAAGGTGCTGGCTGCTATACTATGGCTGGGAAATATATCATTCAAAGTTGCAGACAGTGAGAATGACATTGAGGTTCTGGATGATGAAG CTGTTACCAGTGCTGCTCGGCTGATGGGTTGCAGCTCCCAGGCATTGAAGGCAGCATTATCTACCAAGAAAATCCAGCCTGAGAAGGATACTAATGCAAAAAAATTGATATTGCAGCAG GCAATTCAAACGAGAGACGAAATTGCAAAATTTATGTATGAAAACTTGTTTAACTGGATTGTAGACCAAATCAACAAGtcacttcaagtgggtaaaagaTGTACTGGGAAATCCATAAATATCTTGGATATTACTGGTTTTGAATCATTCCAG AAAAGTAGCTTTGAACAGTTTTGTATAAATTATGCAAATGAAAGACTTCAACATCATCTCAATCGGCATCTGTTTAAGCAAGAGCAGGAG gACTACGAGTCAGATGGGATTGAGTggactaaaatatattttaaggaCAATCAAGAGTGCTTGGATCTCTTTGAGAgg AAACCTCACAGTCTACTCACCTTGTTGGACGAGGAATCAAATTTGCCTAAGGCTTCTGATCTAACGTTTGCAAACAAACTTAAGCAGCACTTGAGTACTAATCCTTACTTCAAAGGGGAGAGAGGCAGGGCTTTCAGTGTTCATCATTATGAAGGGGAG GTTCTGTATGATACGAATGGCTTTCTAGAAAAGAACAGAGATTTTATGCCTTCCGATTCCGTACAATTCCTTGCATCATGTAAATGTGAACTGCTGCCATTGTTCTCCAAAATGTTTGATCAGTCTCTGAAGTGTTCAAATTCCTTCAGCACAGGTGCCGTGGATTCACAGGAGCAGAGTGTTTGTAAAAAGTTTAAG GGTCAATTGTTCAATTTGATTGACCAATTGGAGTGCACCACACCTCACTTCATTCGATGCATAAGGCCAAATACTAAGCAGCTGCCTGACATTTATGATGAAGACCTTGTCCTACAACAGCTCAAGTGTAGTGGGATTCTTGAGGTTGTTAGAACTTCAAGGGCTGGATATCCAACTCGAATGACTCATCAAGAGTTTTCCACAAG GTATGGGTTTATGCTTTCTGAGGCCAACAAATATCAGGATCCATTGAGCACTTCAGTTGCCATTTTGCAACAATTTAATATCCCTTCTGAGATGTACCAATTCGGCTATACTAAGTTGTATCTTCGAGCTGGGCAG ACTGGTTCACTGGAGCTCAAGAGAAAACAGGTTTTGCAAGGAATAGTTGTGGTTCAAAAATACTTCCGTGGTTATCAAGCAAGGAGTTATTTCCAGGAACTTAAGAAAGGAGTGGCAACATTACAATCAT ATGTTCGTGGAGAAATTACAAGAAGGAAATTTGGTGTTATGAAGCCTTCTATAAcaatttattctaaaaatcttgAGGAGATCCAAGCAATTATACAACTGCAATCTG TAATTCGTGGGTGGCTGGCTCGTAAGGATGCAAGTACTCCAAACGGTTTTAAGAGTTATCCTGAAAATGCAAAACATAGACGGAAATCACTTGTTAAGATGCTGGAAGTGAAG CAGGATATATCCAAAGAGCGGGTTCAGAACCTACCTTCACCATTAGCCCAACTACAAAGGCGAGTTGACAAGGCCGAAGAGGAAAATGCTAAATTAAGGGAACAACTAAAACAATCTGAGAGAAAGTGGGCTGAATATGAGGCAAAGATGAAATCAATGGAGGAAGCATGGCAAAAACAGAGAGCATCCTTGCAA ATGAGTCTCGTTGCTGCTAGAAAGAGCCTTGCTTCTGATAGTGGCAATACTCAATCTACAAGAAATGAAGTCCTGTCTCCTCGGTACTATGGTTCTGAAGATGCTAGCGTGGGATCTCGAACAGCTGTGAACACTCCGATAAAGTTTTCTAGCAATTTCGGTGTCTCTGATGGAGGCAGAGAGGCTAACGGGATCAGAGAAAGAGGGACAAATGGTACTTTGAGCAGTCTGATGAAGGAATTTGACCAGCGAAGGCAGAACTTCGACGACGAAGTTAAAGCTCTGAATGAGGTTAAACCAGGGAACTCCACCACCACAAATTCCATTGAAGAATTTCGTAAACTTAAGCAGAGTTTTGAGGGATGGAAGAAACAATACAAGGTTAAGTTACGCGAGACAAAAGCAAAGCTTCATGAAGCAGATAAAAGTCGGAGGACATGGTGGgggaaattaaaaaattga
- the LOC130967901 gene encoding uncharacterized protein LOC130967901 → MTKKERRAKKVPLQFVESSQANTQQQTGQNKSTANAEETTLDAAAKAKKNKKKKPKTSATGQSVNCGQGEEINVSQSAPQADEPATAPCFREKQPIVRPTAPTNQGVSTGVSAETMAAATSGTASRLFKFIPTPGIRPPDKN, encoded by the exons ATGacaaagaaagagagaaggGCAAAGAAAGTGCCTTTGCAATTTGTAGAGTCAAGCCAAGCTAACACTCAGCAG CAAACAGGACAGAACAAGTCAACTGCCAATGCTGAGGAAACTACATTAGATGCTGCT GCTAAGgcaaaaaagaacaaaaagaagaaacccAAAACATCTGCAACAGGACAATCAGTGAACTGTGGTCAAGGGGAGGAAATTAATGTCTCCCAGTCTGCACCCCAAGCAGATGAG CCTGCAACTGCACCATGCTTTAGGGAGAAGCAACCAATTGTGAGACCTACTGCTCCAACAAACCAAGGTGTATCAACAGGAGTATCAGCTGAGACCATGGCTGCAGCAACATCAGGAACTGCATCAAGACTTTTTAAGTTCATCCCCACTCCAGGGATTAGGCCTCCTGACAAGAATTGA
- the LOC130968272 gene encoding myosin-2-like isoform X1, producing MLLSASPSSLAKSSLEEMLDSLRRKEEEEAKPKDLPPALPARPASRARLPPARRSLPNNFKVGDGSNAMPECLPNGFDCKRKEDELGEKRRSDGFGSKKVKMMMDADSPYLASSGKIRELEDDNISYIIKKKLCVWCRQPSGLWELGTIQSTSGEEASVSLSNGNVINVARSEFVPANPKIFEGVDDLMKLCYLNEPSVLHNIKFRHSQDMIYTKAGPVLIAVNPFKDLQIFGNDRISAYKQKFTNSPHVFAVADEAFTEMMRDEANQSIIISGESGSGKTETAKIAMQYLAAVGGSNRGTEEKILQTNHVLEAFGNAKTSRNENSSRFGKLIEIHFSTMGKIYGAKVQTFLIEKSRVVQLASGERSYHIFYQLCAGSSFGLKERLNLRAASYYKYLNQSECLMIDGIDDAKKFHQLMKALDIVQICKEDQELIFKVLAAILWLGNISFKVADSENDIEVLDDEAVTSAARLMGCSSQALKAALSTKKIQPEKDTNAKKLILQQAIQTRDEIAKFMYENLFNWIVDQINKSLQVGKRCTGKSINILDITGFESFQKSSFEQFCINYANERLQHHLNRHLFKQEQEDYESDGIEWTKIYFKDNQECLDLFERKPHSLLTLLDEESNLPKASDLTFANKLKQHLSTNPYFKGERGRAFSVHHYEGEVLYDTNGFLEKNRDFMPSDSVQFLASCKCELLPLFSKMFDQSLKCSNSFSTGAVDSQEQSVCKKFKGQLFNLIDQLECTTPHFIRCIRPNTKQLPDIYDEDLVLQQLKCSGILEVVRTSRAGYPTRMTHQEFSTRYGFMLSEANKYQDPLSTSVAILQQFNIPSEMYQFGYTKLYLRAGQTGSLELKRKQVLQGIVVVQKYFRGYQARSYFQELKKGVATLQSYVRGEITRRKFGVMKPSITIYSKNLEEIQAIIQLQSVIRGWLARKDASTPNGFKSYPENAKHRRKSLVKMLEVKQDISKERVQNLPSPLAQLQRRVDKAEEENAKLREQLKQSERKWAEYEAKMKSMEEAWQKQRASLQMSLVAARKSLASDSGNTQSTRNEVLSPRYYGSEDASVGSRTAVNTPIKFSSNFGVSDGGREANGIRERGTNGTLSSLMKEFDQRRQNFDDEVKALNEVKPGNSTTTNSIEEFRKLKQSFEGWKKQYKVKLRETKAKLHEADKSRRTWWGKLKN from the exons ATGTTGTTATCGGCTTCGCCATCTTCTTTGGCGAAGAGCTCTCTGGAAGAGATGCTCGATTCTCTTCGTcggaaagaggaagaggaagcaaAGCCGAAGGACTTGCCTCCGGCATTGCCGGCACGGCCGGCCTCCCGTGCACGGCTGCCTCCGGCGAGGCGGTCTTTGCCGAATAACTTTAAGGTCGGAGACGGCAGTAACGCCATGCCGGAGTGCTTGCCGAATGGGTTTGATTGTAAGAGGAAGGAAGATGAGCTgggagagaagagaagaagtgATGGTTTTGGGAGCAAGAAGGTGAAGATGATGATGGATGCAGATTCACCTTATTTAGCTTCGTCTGGGAAGATTAGGGAATTGGAGGATGATAACATTTCTTACATTATCAAAAAG AAGCTTTGTGTCTGGTGTAGACAACCAAGTGGACTGTGGGAACTAGGTACGATACAGTCAACTTCGGGAGAGGAAGCATCTGTTTCACTCTCAAATGGAAAT GTTATTAACGTGGCCAGGTCAGAGTTTGTACCAGCTAATCCTAAAATATTTGAGGGTGTAGACGATCTTATGAAGCTCTGTTATTTGAATGAGCCATCAGTTCTTCACAATATTAAGTTCAGACATTCTCAGGACATGATTTAT ACTAAAGCAGGTCCCGTTTTAATTGCAGTCAATCCCTTCAAAGATCTCCAGATTTTTGGAAATGATCGTATTTCAGCTTATAAGCAGAAATTTACCAATAGTCCTCATGTTTTTGCTGTGGCGGATGAGGCTTTTACAGAGATGATGAGAG ATGAAGCAAATCAGTCCATTATCATAAG TGGTGAGAGTGGATCTGGGAAGACAGAAACAGCAAAGATTGCTATGCAGTACTTAGCTGCTGTTGGTGGTAGTAATAGGGgtacagaagaaaaaattcttCAAACAAATCATGTGCTAGAAGCTTTTGGGAATGCAAAAACATCTAGGAATGAAAACTCTAGCAGATTT GGGAAGCTGATTGAAATTCATTTCAGCACAATGGGTAAAATCTATGGGGCTAAAGTTCAAACAT TTTTGATAGAAAAG TCAAGAGTTGTTCAGCTGGCCAGTGGTGAGAGGTCATATCACATATTTTATCAACTTTGTGCTGGATCTTCATTTGGCCTTAAAG AGAGACTTAATCTTAGAGCAGCCAGCTATTATAAATATCTTAATCAGAGTGAATGCTTGATGATTGATGGCATTGATGATGCTAAAAAATTTCATCAGCTGATG AAAGCACTCGATATTGTCCAAATTTGCAAAGAGGACCAAGAGCTGATCTTTAAGGTGCTGGCTGCTATACTATGGCTGGGAAATATATCATTCAAAGTTGCAGACAGTGAGAATGACATTGAGGTTCTGGATGATGAAG CTGTTACCAGTGCTGCTCGGCTGATGGGTTGCAGCTCCCAGGCATTGAAGGCAGCATTATCTACCAAGAAAATCCAGCCTGAGAAGGATACTAATGCAAAAAAATTGATATTGCAGCAG GCAATTCAAACGAGAGACGAAATTGCAAAATTTATGTATGAAAACTTGTTTAACTGGATTGTAGACCAAATCAACAAGtcacttcaagtgggtaaaagaTGTACTGGGAAATCCATAAATATCTTGGATATTACTGGTTTTGAATCATTCCAG AAAAGTAGCTTTGAACAGTTTTGTATAAATTATGCAAATGAAAGACTTCAACATCATCTCAATCGGCATCTGTTTAAGCAAGAGCAGGAG gACTACGAGTCAGATGGGATTGAGTggactaaaatatattttaaggaCAATCAAGAGTGCTTGGATCTCTTTGAGAgg AAACCTCACAGTCTACTCACCTTGTTGGACGAGGAATCAAATTTGCCTAAGGCTTCTGATCTAACGTTTGCAAACAAACTTAAGCAGCACTTGAGTACTAATCCTTACTTCAAAGGGGAGAGAGGCAGGGCTTTCAGTGTTCATCATTATGAAGGGGAG GTTCTGTATGATACGAATGGCTTTCTAGAAAAGAACAGAGATTTTATGCCTTCCGATTCCGTACAATTCCTTGCATCATGTAAATGTGAACTGCTGCCATTGTTCTCCAAAATGTTTGATCAGTCTCTGAAGTGTTCAAATTCCTTCAGCACAGGTGCCGTGGATTCACAGGAGCAGAGTGTTTGTAAAAAGTTTAAG GGTCAATTGTTCAATTTGATTGACCAATTGGAGTGCACCACACCTCACTTCATTCGATGCATAAGGCCAAATACTAAGCAGCTGCCTGACATTTATGATGAAGACCTTGTCCTACAACAGCTCAAGTGTAGTGGGATTCTTGAGGTTGTTAGAACTTCAAGGGCTGGATATCCAACTCGAATGACTCATCAAGAGTTTTCCACAAG GTATGGGTTTATGCTTTCTGAGGCCAACAAATATCAGGATCCATTGAGCACTTCAGTTGCCATTTTGCAACAATTTAATATCCCTTCTGAGATGTACCAATTCGGCTATACTAAGTTGTATCTTCGAGCTGGGCAG ACTGGTTCACTGGAGCTCAAGAGAAAACAGGTTTTGCAAGGAATAGTTGTGGTTCAAAAATACTTCCGTGGTTATCAAGCAAGGAGTTATTTCCAGGAACTTAAGAAAGGAGTGGCAACATTACAATCAT ATGTTCGTGGAGAAATTACAAGAAGGAAATTTGGTGTTATGAAGCCTTCTATAAcaatttattctaaaaatcttgAGGAGATCCAAGCAATTATACAACTGCAATCTG TAATTCGTGGGTGGCTGGCTCGTAAGGATGCAAGTACTCCAAACGGTTTTAAGAGTTATCCTGAAAATGCAAAACATAGACGGAAATCACTTGTTAAGATGCTGGAAGTGAAG CAGGATATATCCAAAGAGCGGGTTCAGAACCTACCTTCACCATTAGCCCAACTACAAAGGCGAGTTGACAAGGCCGAAGAGGAAAATGCTAAATTAAGGGAACAACTAAAACAATCTGAGAGAAAGTGGGCTGAATATGAGGCAAAGATGAAATCAATGGAGGAAGCATGGCAAAAACAGAGAGCATCCTTGCAA ATGAGTCTCGTTGCTGCTAGAAAGAGCCTTGCTTCTGATAGTGGCAATACTCAATCTACAAGAAATGAAGTCCTGTCTCCTCGGTACTATGGTTCTGAAGATGCTAGCGTGGGATCTCGAACAGCTGTGAACACTCCGATAAAGTTTTCTAGCAATTTCGGTGTCTCTGATGGAGGCAGAGAGGCTAACGGGATCAGAGAAAGAGGGACAAATGGTACTTTGAGCAGTCTGATGAAGGAATTTGACCAGCGAAGGCAGAACTTCGACGACGAAGTTAAAGCTCTGAATGAGGTTAAACCAGGGAACTCCACCACCACAAATTCCATTGAAGAATTTCGTAAACTTAAGCAGAGTTTTGAGGGATGGAAGAAACAATACAAGGTTAAGTTACGCGAGACAAAAGCAAAGCTTCATGAAGCAGATAAAAGTCGGAGGACATGGTGGgggaaattaaaaaattga